CGCTAATGATAGAAGGCGAGGGCCTGGAAGGAGTGATTTCCGGTCTCTCCTTTTTAAGAGAGGTATGTATTGGAAAAACAAAGTCTCTTTCTGGTCATGTGGCGGTGCTTGGCGGAGGAAATACTGCAGTAGATTCGGCAAGAGCGGCCTTGAGAATGGGTGCAAAAAAGGTGACAATCTTCTATCGTCGGATGCGTATCAACATGCCTGCATACAAGGAGGAGATCGAAGAAGCAGAAAAGGAAGGAGTGGGATTGCATTTTCTTGCATCGCCCATTAAATTCGAGGGTAAAAAGCGTGTCGAAAATATTGTGTTTTCCAGGATGACGCTTTCCGATCTTAAATCAGGCAGACGTTCGGAGCTGATACCGGTACATGGTGAACAATGGATAGAAGATGTCAATACGGTGATTGTAGCGGTAGGTCAGGAGCCTGACATAAAACTCCTCGGAACATTGGGACTCTTGACTGATATTGACGGAAAGATTAAAGTCAATCGCAAGCTTGCGACGTCACGACGAAAGGTATTTGCAGGAGGAGATTGCGTACTTGGTCCGAGTGCGGTTGTTGAAGCCGTTCGTGACGGACGCAGGGCCGCAGAATCAATTGACTATTTCTTACGGCCAAGACTCTTCTCAGCCAATATTGCTCGCATGTTTGAGTTTGAACCCGGGTTCGGATTAGATAGGCTTGAAGGTTCGGCATGGAGCGTCAGAAATCCTGGATTCGAATCCCGCAGGAAAGAAGCTTCTGATTTCGAGAAACTTTCAATGGCAAAAGAAGTGATGTGCGGTTTTGCCAAAGGTGATGACGAAGATGAAGCGAAACGCTGTCTGGCTTGTCACAAACACAACCTGGGGTTTCTCTACAAAACCGGCAAGCAAAAAGGATACGTTGCTCAAGATGAACGCTAAGATTCCAATAGCTCTGACCATTGCAGGACTAGATCCATCCGGCGGAGCCGGACTGCAGGAGGATATCAAAGTCTTTACCGAACTCGGCGTTCACGGAATCTCCGTTGCCACAGCCGTTACCGTGCAGTCGAGCTTTGGGCTTCGGACGGTTGAGCCGGTCAGGCCGGAAATCGTTTCCGAGCAGCTTAAATGTTTGCTTGAGGACAGGGAGCCGAAGGCTGCTAAAACGGGCATCCTTACGAATCAGTCATTGGCACCTGTAATCGATTTCCTTAAGCAAACCTCGGTTCCTGTGATTGTAGATCCGGTATTCGCATCAGGCACCGGCTTCATACTCGCCGACTCGAATATTGTAGAAGTTTACCGAACAGAAGTCATCCCCCATAGCGTACTTGTGACGCCTAACGTCCCGGAACTGCAGTCCTTGCTCGGCATGTCCATCACGAGTAGCGTATATTTCGAAGGTGCGGCGCGTAAACTCATTGATATGGGCGCAAAAGCCGTGCTAATAAAGGGCGGACATACCGAAGAGGATGAGGTGGTCGATTTGTTCTATACAAAAACGCAGGCCCGCAGATTTGTAAAACCCAGACGCAACCTCAAGCGCGTTCACGGAACCGGTTGTGCGCTGTCGGCGGCAATTGTTGCTTACCTCGTGCGTGGAGCAACTCTCCTTGATGCAGTAGCTTCCGCTGAAGCATACATCGACCGCAAGCTCGCAGACGTTCTATACGCAGGCGAGGGCGCGCCGATAATCAATCATCTAAAAAGTGTCTCTTAAAACCTCCATATTCAAAATCATAAGGTATTGACAAAACAAAGAACATCTTTAAACTAATAATCGTTATAGATTATCACTTAAGATTCGTAGCTAGTTTAGTTCAAAAAATGTTTGAACGCGAGCGGCGACATCTAAGAGGAGGTCGTTCGTCTCTGATGGATGGCTGTAATGCATCAACCATAGGAGGAAGATAGTGAGCAAGAACTCAGTGCTTGCGTCTCTCATCTTGTCAATAGTTCTCAATGCACCTTTGACCGGTGCTACATGGACCATTGAAAAAGTTACCGACAATACGGAATCCGACCTTTATCCCTTCATTGTCTGCGTTCAGTCCGGGCTCTTGATAGCTTATACAAACCACGACCCGGACGACGAGCTCTTCGTCGCCAACAACTTTTCGGGTTCATGGACCTCAAACAGGGTTACGGACAATACCCGCGACGATTTCGGATACGATATAACCGCTAAGTACGGCGAGCAGACTGCGCATATATCCGTGTACTGGCAGGATGCGCCCGATGATGAGATATCCTACTACAAGGGTTCAGCGACAACTTGGAGCACGGAGAGGGTAACCGACAACGGCGACAATGACCAGAGGCCCGCAATCGCACTCGACAATTCCGGGCACGTGCACATGGTCTACCAGCGAGGCGTAGGCGGCGATGCGGAGATTTTCTACGCCAACAACGTTTCCGGTTCATGGATAGCCGAGCAAGTCACGGACAACGGGACAGACGATCTGTACCCCTGGTTTTCCCTCGATAAAACAGGCAATCCCAATATAATCTACGTAAACGGCGCGAGTCTTCACTATACAAAGAAGACGGTAGGTATCTGGACATCGCCCGAGCATGTGGCCGGCGGGATGGGTATCAACTCATTCCCGTTCATCGTTCTCGATAAAGACGATAAGGCGCATGTCACCTTCGCCAAGAACGACGGAAGCTTCAACCAGGTGTACTATGCCAATAATGTAACCGGCACATGGCAGGAGAGCAAGGTAACTAACGCGAGTTATGATAATGCCTTCCCAACCATTTTTATAGATCCTTACTCAAAAGCTCATATCGCTTATCAAGCCGAAGAGCCTGGTGATATTGAGATGTTCTATGCGTCGAATGCCGCAGGAATATGGTCTACGGGCCGTGTTACCGACAACGGTACGAACGAGGCCGTGAGGTTGGGTCGCTACTTTACAAGTGATGCCCAGGGAATAGGCCACATGGTGTTCGTCAATGCATCGGACGGCGATGCGGAGATATATCACGCTTACAGCAATGAGCCTCTGTATGCCGGTGTCGAGGAGTCTCCATCCACCTCCTTGGCTCCCACGCTCTCTGTCGCCCCGATCATCTCTCGCAACTCGGCCGTTTATTATATGGTCCCGGTATCCGGAAATGTATCCCTAAAGGTTTACGATGCATCGGGCTCGCTCGTTAAGACTCTTGTAAGCGGAACGCAGAGCGCCGGAGACTACATCGCTAACTGGAACGGCATCACAGACGCCGGTTCAAGGGCTACGGGCGGAGTGTACTTCTTCCGTCTCGTTACAAACGACGAAGCAGTATCCGTGAAAACGATACTGAAATAAACTTATTATAAATGAAGGAGCAAAAATATGCGTAAGTATTGGATGTTAGCTGGTCTTGTTCTGATTGTAGGCTTTTCTCAACTGGCTCTGGGAGCAACATGGACTATAGAGAAGGTCACGGACAATACGGAATCGGACTTCAATCCGTTTGCAGCGGCGGTTCAATCCGGTCTGCTTGTGACATACACGCACGACGATGGCGACAACGAGAT
Above is a window of bacterium DNA encoding:
- a CDS encoding FAD-dependent oxidoreductase, translated to MGSDGFSLLGERMCKEKKLRRISLISSLIIPGLGHIIRGRIAMGVAALILDASFLAFITIMNRLRPDLGWLLWPLWSVTFAIYYFLTAYDAYRGPRLEEAPCRRDCPAGLNVPDYISLVAAGRYDEADALIRLKAPLAGILGRICPAPCEEVCTRTRIEEPIAIRALKRSAATNSSEKKILPSAVLYSKHKVAVVGAGPSGLTCAHFLAQRGYSVDLFDKESKPGGILRDIIPCFRLPQEVVQSDIDFIMNSNPGIKLFPNQALGEELSLRKLEASYDAIYLALGASRPRPLMIEGEGLEGVISGLSFLREVCIGKTKSLSGHVAVLGGGNTAVDSARAALRMGAKKVTIFYRRMRINMPAYKEEIEEAEKEGVGLHFLASPIKFEGKKRVENIVFSRMTLSDLKSGRRSELIPVHGEQWIEDVNTVIVAVGQEPDIKLLGTLGLLTDIDGKIKVNRKLATSRRKVFAGGDCVLGPSAVVEAVRDGRRAAESIDYFLRPRLFSANIARMFEFEPGFGLDRLEGSAWSVRNPGFESRRKEASDFEKLSMAKEVMCGFAKGDDEDEAKRCLACHKHNLGFLYKTGKQKGYVAQDER
- the thiD gene encoding bifunctional hydroxymethylpyrimidine kinase/phosphomethylpyrimidine kinase, with protein sequence MNAKIPIALTIAGLDPSGGAGLQEDIKVFTELGVHGISVATAVTVQSSFGLRTVEPVRPEIVSEQLKCLLEDREPKAAKTGILTNQSLAPVIDFLKQTSVPVIVDPVFASGTGFILADSNIVEVYRTEVIPHSVLVTPNVPELQSLLGMSITSSVYFEGAARKLIDMGAKAVLIKGGHTEEDEVVDLFYTKTQARRFVKPRRNLKRVHGTGCALSAAIVAYLVRGATLLDAVASAEAYIDRKLADVLYAGEGAPIINHLKSVS